In one Roseburia intestinalis L1-82 genomic region, the following are encoded:
- a CDS encoding thiamine pyrophosphate-binding protein has translation MKQRLADYVADFLVNHGIKDCFMVVGGGAMHLNDALGHKEGLHCTYNHHEQACAIAAEAYARVDNKIAALCVTTGPGGTNAITGVLGGWLDSIPMLVISGQVRYDTTARYMSQYTDGLPLRAVGDQEYDITKSVSSMCKYAVMIEDPKDIRYALEKAYHLAMTGRRGPSWIDIPVNYQGCYIETDELRGYDPSEDVNENPAPVEKSVIAEVIGKIKDAKRPVLYAGNGIRLSEGYGAFRKAVEKLGIPVVTCWDSIDAIEDENPLYVGRGGIMGDRPGNFAVQNADLVLAVGNRLSIRQVGYSWKTWAREAYVIMVDVDPAELKKTTLHVELPVCADAKDFFVQMNEQLADEDVPVFAGKEWIRKCQEWKKNYPVTQPKHWEEDGKYANVYAFIKYLSQNLPQGNMTVVSNGSACVVGSHNYVIQKEARFLINSAVASMGYGLPAAIGACIATGRKTTICLEGDGSIMMNLQELQTVLTNQLPIKIFVINNQGYHSIRQTQNNLFKEHCKIGIGPESGDLSFPDFSKLSEAFGYTYLEAHSNAQMKKMVDQALKIDGAVFCEIFVSAEQNFEPKSATKRLEDGTLVSPPLEDLAPFLPREEIIKNMFIPVIEE, from the coding sequence ATGAAACAGAGACTGGCGGATTATGTGGCAGATTTTCTGGTAAATCACGGAATAAAAGATTGCTTTATGGTAGTTGGTGGTGGGGCCATGCATTTGAATGATGCATTAGGGCATAAAGAGGGATTGCACTGCACTTACAATCATCATGAACAGGCATGTGCAATTGCAGCGGAAGCATATGCAAGAGTCGATAATAAGATAGCGGCTTTATGTGTGACCACCGGACCAGGTGGAACGAATGCGATTACGGGTGTTTTAGGTGGCTGGCTGGATTCTATACCGATGTTGGTGATTTCTGGTCAGGTGCGTTATGATACGACTGCAAGATACATGAGTCAGTATACGGATGGGTTGCCATTGCGTGCAGTTGGCGATCAGGAATACGATATTACAAAATCGGTTTCTAGTATGTGCAAATATGCTGTGATGATTGAAGATCCCAAGGATATCCGATATGCGTTAGAAAAGGCATATCATCTTGCAATGACGGGCAGAAGAGGACCTTCCTGGATTGATATTCCGGTAAATTACCAGGGATGTTATATTGAAACAGACGAGCTGCGTGGGTATGATCCGTCAGAGGATGTAAACGAAAATCCGGCGCCAGTGGAAAAGTCAGTCATAGCAGAAGTCATCGGGAAGATCAAAGATGCGAAGAGACCGGTGTTGTATGCAGGAAATGGAATCCGTTTATCAGAAGGATATGGAGCGTTTAGAAAAGCAGTTGAAAAACTGGGAATACCGGTTGTAACCTGTTGGGATTCTATTGATGCAATTGAGGATGAAAATCCTTTATATGTTGGAAGAGGCGGTATCATGGGAGACCGCCCAGGTAATTTCGCAGTACAGAATGCTGATCTGGTGTTGGCTGTTGGAAACCGTCTGTCTATCCGCCAGGTAGGGTATAGTTGGAAAACCTGGGCAAGAGAAGCATATGTGATTATGGTTGATGTAGATCCGGCAGAATTGAAAAAGACGACATTGCATGTTGAGCTGCCGGTTTGTGCAGATGCAAAAGATTTCTTTGTACAGATGAACGAGCAACTTGCAGATGAGGACGTACCCGTTTTTGCTGGTAAAGAATGGATCCGTAAATGTCAGGAGTGGAAGAAAAACTACCCGGTTACACAGCCAAAACATTGGGAAGAAGATGGAAAGTATGCAAATGTGTATGCGTTTATCAAATATTTAAGTCAGAATCTTCCACAGGGAAATATGACTGTTGTGTCGAACGGAAGTGCCTGTGTTGTGGGAAGCCATAACTATGTGATCCAAAAAGAGGCTCGATTCCTGATTAATAGTGCAGTTGCCAGCATGGGATATGGTCTTCCAGCGGCAATTGGAGCATGTATTGCAACAGGAAGAAAGACGACTATCTGCTTAGAAGGCGATGGAAGTATTATGATGAATCTGCAGGAGTTACAGACGGTTCTGACAAACCAGCTTCCAATTAAGATATTCGTGATTAATAACCAGGGATATCATTCTATTCGTCAGACACAGAATAATCTGTTTAAAGAACATTGTAAAATTGGTATTGGACCGGAGAGTGGAGATTTATCATTCCCTGATTTTTCCAAATTGTCGGAAGCGTTTGGATATACTTATCTGGAGGCTCATTCCAATGCGCAAATGAAGAAAATGGTAGATCAGGCATTGAAAATAGATGGGGCAGTTTTTTGCGAGATATTTGTATCGGCAGAACAGAATTTTGAGCCAAAGAGTGCTACTAAGCGTCTAGAGGATGGAACACTTGTGAGTCCTCCATTGGAAGATCTTGCGCCATTTTTGCCAAGGGAAGAGATCATAAAAAATATGTTTATACCAGTAATTGAAGAATAG
- a CDS encoding class I SAM-dependent methyltransferase translates to MKKCLVCGSELLKEPLLDFNNMPESAQNIPNEEEIKQDKGIRLKLYQCKGCGLVQFDCKPVDYYRDVIRSGGFSSTMVELRKSQYRHLIESYHLENKKFIEVGCGQGEFLSVLTEFPVDAYGVEHKHDLVEIARKRGLNVSEAFVENKNTVIENGPFDVFLSFNFLEHQPDPNGMLQGIYENLKEDGMGLITVPSLEYILEYNGYYELIRDHLVYYTFDTLQFVLEKNGFEVLEQEMVNRDTLSVIVRKKQKIDVSKIKESYDVVCKEINDYVDALKKQGKKVAIWGASHQGFTLAATAKLTKKIEYIIDSAPFKQGKYAPASHIPIISPADALLHSVDAIIIMAPGYTDEIAAIIKRDFGQGTEIAVMKAKNLQMYEDIKQ, encoded by the coding sequence ATGAAAAAATGTTTAGTATGTGGTTCGGAGTTATTGAAAGAGCCATTGTTAGATTTTAATAATATGCCGGAATCTGCTCAGAATATTCCAAATGAAGAGGAAATAAAGCAGGATAAGGGAATTCGCTTGAAGTTATATCAGTGTAAAGGCTGTGGTTTAGTCCAGTTTGATTGTAAGCCAGTGGATTATTATAGGGATGTTATTCGTTCAGGTGGATTTTCTTCCACAATGGTTGAGTTGCGCAAAAGCCAGTATAGACATTTGATAGAATCATATCATTTAGAAAATAAGAAATTTATTGAAGTGGGCTGTGGACAGGGAGAATTTTTGTCAGTTTTGACAGAATTTCCAGTGGATGCATATGGAGTGGAACATAAGCATGATTTGGTTGAGATTGCCAGAAAACGTGGTTTGAATGTTAGTGAGGCATTTGTTGAAAATAAGAATACGGTAATTGAAAATGGACCGTTTGATGTATTTTTATCATTTAATTTCTTGGAACATCAACCGGATCCGAATGGAATGTTACAGGGGATTTATGAGAATTTGAAAGAAGATGGAATGGGTCTTATTACGGTTCCAAGTCTTGAATATATTTTAGAATATAATGGCTATTATGAACTGATCAGGGATCATTTGGTATATTATACATTTGATACACTTCAGTTTGTGTTGGAAAAAAATGGATTTGAAGTGTTAGAGCAGGAAATGGTTAATAGGGATACATTATCCGTGATTGTTCGGAAAAAACAAAAGATTGATGTTAGTAAGATAAAAGAGAGTTATGACGTTGTCTGTAAAGAGATAAATGATTACGTTGATGCATTAAAGAAGCAGGGGAAAAAAGTGGCAATTTGGGGAGCAAGTCATCAGGGATTCACACTTGCTGCAACAGCAAAACTTACAAAAAAAATTGAATATATTATTGATTCAGCACCGTTTAAACAGGGAAAATATGCGCCTGCATCGCATATACCAATTATTTCACCGGCAGATGCGTTACTACATTCTGTAGATGCTATTATTATTATGGCACCTGGATATACGGATGAAATAGCTGCGATCATTAAGAGAGATTTTGGACAGGGTACAGAAATTGCAGTGATGAAAGCAAAAAATTTACAGATGTATGAGGATATTAAACAGTGA
- a CDS encoding glucosyltransferase domain-containing protein, whose protein sequence is MKDKIKKKILIASLGIFIFLIWGQREIFIVNKGFGYKFLELTFTVFSFITLSLISYYLLIKESKISSHKTLQTGYLGLLVVQTVAFLPLYTQTFMYGDDLWGYSRDFDGSLSGGIYYSRPFVSFLNGFLVDTSFKSINNVRIFCGLTLFLFGCVMFRFMVDETKNVKRAWFFAVLSVAGCAAVDCIAYASVYPINASLLISAISFITYLKAMESENQKRIFYLCISIITLVSAFCMYQVGTPIVFLMYIIHEKYNGEISEKKRCWNAFKYLIFYGITAILYLLLTKIIQILTDVEAGQSARSTIVFSIDDLVHKGFWFITDVCPQSLRRIIAFICGNKLFEQNNMFYQCTFSQKVIGIFLTVILFALIVTSIVVNSCRKKSIAFFALSIVCIPLSFWPFLILPESTYLTYYAMAIILLFTWYIWDAVCILVDFIKERKLFQSWKLSISENGLLAILIVIIALQSNNYAENSWVNYNRDSYEYLANTIAAKIDSGENIDTITVQGSISPYVGGREYVIFAVKDILIELERNPDDYNIIQSDNSYYISIFNDNELDNMTKILGKEKINKLLNYYMHDDMYSRWYYVGNVDDREALDFLQSCFIATGQLVLDKDNTISINMEGFNKRNKF, encoded by the coding sequence GTGAAGGATAAAATAAAAAAGAAAATATTAATTGCATCTTTGGGAATTTTTATTTTTTTAATATGGGGACAACGTGAAATCTTTATTGTTAATAAAGGCTTTGGGTATAAATTCCTTGAATTAACATTTACAGTATTTTCATTTATAACATTAAGTTTGATAAGTTATTATTTATTGATTAAAGAAAGCAAAATCAGTTCACACAAAACACTTCAAACAGGATATTTAGGTTTACTGGTAGTACAGACAGTTGCTTTCCTGCCATTGTATACACAAACATTTATGTATGGTGATGATTTATGGGGATATAGTAGGGATTTTGATGGATCATTAAGTGGTGGTATTTATTATAGCAGACCTTTTGTTAGTTTCTTAAATGGATTTTTGGTTGATACATCGTTTAAATCTATAAATAATGTTAGAATTTTTTGTGGACTTACGTTATTTTTATTTGGCTGCGTTATGTTTCGTTTTATGGTAGATGAAACAAAAAATGTGAAAAGAGCCTGGTTTTTTGCAGTGTTGTCAGTTGCTGGTTGTGCGGCAGTTGATTGCATTGCATATGCAAGTGTTTATCCTATAAATGCTTCTTTATTAATCTCTGCAATCTCTTTTATTACATATTTAAAAGCAATGGAATCAGAAAATCAAAAAAGAATTTTCTATTTATGTATTTCGATCATCACTCTTGTGAGTGCCTTTTGTATGTATCAGGTTGGTACACCGATAGTGTTTTTGATGTATATAATTCATGAAAAGTATAATGGAGAGATTTCTGAAAAAAAAAGATGCTGGAATGCATTTAAATATTTAATTTTTTATGGAATAACAGCAATTTTATATTTACTATTAACAAAGATAATACAAATATTAACAGACGTTGAGGCAGGTCAGAGTGCTAGGTCAACAATCGTATTTTCAATTGATGATTTAGTACATAAGGGATTTTGGTTTATTACAGATGTGTGTCCGCAATCTTTAAGAAGAATTATTGCATTTATATGTGGAAATAAGTTATTTGAACAAAATAATATGTTTTATCAATGTACGTTTTCACAAAAGGTAATTGGGATTTTTTTGACAGTTATTTTATTTGCTTTAATAGTAACATCAATTGTAGTAAATTCTTGTAGAAAAAAAAGTATTGCTTTTTTTGCTTTATCCATTGTATGTATTCCATTGTCGTTTTGGCCTTTTTTAATTTTACCAGAGAGTACGTATCTTACATATTATGCTATGGCAATTATATTATTATTTACATGGTATATTTGGGATGCAGTTTGTATATTGGTGGATTTTATAAAAGAAAGAAAGTTATTTCAATCATGGAAATTGTCAATTAGTGAGAACGGATTGTTAGCTATTTTAATTGTTATTATTGCTTTACAAAGTAATAATTATGCAGAAAATTCATGGGTCAATTATAACCGAGATTCGTATGAGTATTTAGCAAATACAATAGCTGCAAAAATTGATTCAGGTGAAAATATAGATACAATTACAGTTCAGGGAAGTATCAGTCCCTATGTTGGTGGGCGAGAATATGTTATTTTTGCAGTAAAAGATATTTTGATTGAATTAGAGCGTAATCCAGATGACTATAATATAATACAAAGTGATAACAGCTATTATATTTCTATTTTTAATGATAATGAATTAGATAATATGACAAAAATATTAGGAAAAGAAAAAATAAATAAATTATTAAACTATTATATGCATGATGATATGTATAGTAGATGGTATTATGTTGGAAATGTAGATGATAGAGAGGCATTAGACTTTCTACAGAGTTGCTTTATTGCTACTGGACAGCTTGTTTTAGACAAGGATAATACTATTTCCATTAATATGGAAGGATTTAATAAACGAAATAAGTTTTAA
- a CDS encoding NAD-dependent epimerase/dehydratase family protein: MKTIVMTGATSFLGRNLVKTFIKKGYEVFALVRKNSASIHLLPEENERFHLMYGSLENLTCIEDYIKEANYFVHFAWDGSGNAGRANYEIQSKNVWYSMEALKIADRLGCESFWFPGSQAEYGVKHEPISEEMECHPVSEYGKSKLKFGNMAEEFCRDKKIRFIHLRIFSIYGADDRPGTLVDTCVRKFNSGETVQLGNCTQKWNYLYIDDFTDMISRMMEKNIDTGIYNISGVDTRVLREFVTEIYHLSNQTGNYEFGNNIVNPEGTPDLEPVIKKVDSVIGTHKITTFSDGIREIMKRIEEESFV, from the coding sequence GTGAAAACAATTGTGATGACCGGTGCAACCAGTTTTCTCGGTAGAAATTTAGTTAAAACTTTTATAAAAAAGGGATATGAAGTTTTTGCATTAGTAAGAAAAAATTCTGCGTCGATTCATTTATTGCCTGAAGAAAATGAAAGATTTCATTTGATGTATGGTTCATTAGAGAATTTGACATGTATTGAGGATTATATAAAAGAAGCAAATTATTTTGTACATTTTGCATGGGATGGATCGGGAAATGCAGGAAGAGCAAATTATGAAATTCAGAGCAAAAATGTCTGGTATTCTATGGAGGCGTTAAAAATTGCAGACAGACTGGGGTGTGAAAGTTTTTGGTTTCCAGGTTCGCAGGCGGAATATGGAGTTAAACATGAGCCAATTAGCGAGGAAATGGAATGTCATCCTGTTTCAGAATATGGCAAATCAAAGTTGAAATTTGGAAATATGGCAGAAGAATTTTGCAGAGATAAAAAAATTCGTTTTATACATCTTCGTATTTTTAGTATCTATGGTGCCGATGACAGACCTGGAACCTTGGTGGATACATGTGTGCGTAAGTTTAATAGCGGTGAAACTGTGCAGTTAGGTAATTGCACTCAAAAGTGGAATTATTTATATATTGATGATTTTACTGATATGATTAGTCGTATGATGGAAAAAAACATAGATACAGGGATATATAATATTTCTGGAGTAGATACCCGGGTTTTGAGAGAGTTTGTAACGGAGATATATCATTTATCAAATCAAACAGGAAATTATGAATTTGGAAATAATATAGTAAATCCTGAGGGAACACCTGATTTAGAACCAGTGATTAAAAAAGTAGATAGTGTAATTGGTACTCATAAAATAACTACATTTAGTGATGGAATAAGAGAAATTATGAAAAGGATTGAAGAGGAGAGTTTTGTATGA
- the rfbH gene encoding lipopolysaccharide biosynthesis protein RfbH yields MFENKTEEQAKKEILDMVAEYCDTFHNKKKEFEPGDRITYASRVYDHEEMCNLVDSALEFWLTSGRYTDEFEKAFAKYLGVKYCSLVNSGSSANLNAFMALTSPLLGERQVKPGDEMITVAAGFPTTVTPAIQYGVVPVFIDITIPQYNMDVTQLEAALSDKTKVVMAAHTLGNPFDLKAVREFCDKHNLWLIEDNCDALGSKYTIDGEEKFTGTVGDIGTSSFYPPHHMTMGEGGAVYTNNALLNKCIRSFRDWGRDCVCPSGKDNLCGHRFDKQYGELPLGYDHKYVYSHFGYNLKATDMQAAIGCAQIKKFPTFVEKRIHNFDRLKAALAGCEDKLILPEACDNARPSWFGFLITCKEGVDRNKVVPYIEAHGVQTRMLFAGNLIKHPCFDQMRASGKGYRVIGDLSVTDRVMNNTFWVGVYPGMTDEMIDYMAKTIKEAVNQ; encoded by the coding sequence ATGTTTGAAAATAAAACAGAAGAGCAGGCAAAAAAAGAGATACTGGATATGGTAGCAGAGTATTGCGATACATTTCACAATAAGAAGAAAGAGTTTGAGCCGGGAGATCGTATTACATACGCATCGCGTGTTTATGATCATGAAGAGATGTGCAATCTTGTAGATTCTGCATTGGAATTCTGGCTTACATCAGGAAGATATACCGATGAATTTGAAAAAGCATTTGCAAAGTATCTTGGCGTGAAATATTGTTCCCTTGTGAATTCCGGATCATCTGCAAATTTAAATGCATTTATGGCATTGACATCTCCTTTACTTGGAGAACGTCAGGTAAAACCGGGAGATGAAATGATTACAGTTGCGGCTGGATTCCCAACAACGGTGACTCCGGCGATCCAGTACGGTGTGGTTCCTGTTTTTATTGATATTACAATTCCACAGTATAATATGGATGTGACACAGTTAGAGGCGGCTTTGTCTGACAAGACAAAAGTTGTAATGGCAGCACATACATTGGGGAATCCATTTGATTTAAAGGCTGTGAGAGAGTTTTGTGATAAACATAATTTATGGTTGATTGAAGATAACTGTGATGCTCTTGGGTCAAAATATACAATTGATGGAGAAGAGAAATTTACAGGTACAGTTGGTGATATTGGAACATCATCATTTTATCCACCACATCATATGACAATGGGAGAAGGGGGAGCTGTTTATACTAATAATGCATTATTAAATAAATGTATCCGTTCTTTCCGCGACTGGGGACGTGACTGTGTATGCCCGTCAGGAAAAGATAATTTATGTGGACACAGATTTGATAAGCAGTATGGAGAACTTCCATTAGGCTATGATCATAAATATGTGTATTCTCATTTTGGATATAATCTGAAAGCAACCGATATGCAGGCTGCAATTGGATGTGCACAGATTAAAAAGTTTCCAACATTTGTAGAGAAGAGAATTCATAATTTTGATCGTCTGAAAGCAGCACTTGCAGGATGCGAGGATAAACTGATTCTTCCAGAGGCTTGCGATAATGCAAGACCGAGCTGGTTTGGATTTTTAATTACCTGCAAAGAGGGTGTGGATCGTAATAAAGTGGTTCCGTATATCGAGGCACATGGAGTTCAGACACGTATGTTATTTGCCGGTAATCTGATTAAACATCCGTGCTTTGATCAGATGCGTGCGTCAGGAAAGGGATATCGTGTGATTGGAGATCTCAGTGTCACAGATCGTGTAATGAATAATACGTTCTGGGTTGGTGTATATCCGGGAATGACAGATGAAATGATTGACTATATGGCAAAAACAATTAAGGAAGCAGTAAACCAGTAA
- a CDS encoding glycosyltransferase family 2 protein, which produces MKKISVMIPCYNEEENVREICAAVIDVLEKELSSYDYEILFIDNCSQDKTREYLREMCKKNPKVKAIFNAKNFGQFNSPVYGMCQTTGDCTISLCCDFQDPVELIPVFVKEWENGYKIVSGIKTGSKENKIMRFLRTCYYKMIKKMSDVEQIEHFTGFGLYDKSFIEVLRNLKDPTPFIRGIVAELGYKRKDIPYTQPKRKAGKTHNNWATLYDAAMLSFTSYTKVGLRIATIIGFIFSMVSLIVALVYLIMKLVFWDRFVAGTIPILLAVCILGSAQLFFIGLLGEYVMSMNKRIMNRPLVIEEERLNFTEEQEDKSNA; this is translated from the coding sequence ATGAAAAAAATAAGTGTGATGATTCCCTGTTATAATGAAGAGGAAAATGTAAGGGAAATATGTGCAGCAGTTATTGATGTATTAGAAAAAGAATTGTCTTCATATGATTACGAAATTTTATTTATTGATAATTGTTCACAGGATAAGACAAGAGAATATTTGAGAGAAATGTGTAAAAAGAATCCTAAAGTGAAAGCAATTTTTAATGCTAAGAATTTTGGACAGTTTAATTCACCAGTTTATGGAATGTGTCAGACGACAGGGGACTGTACAATTAGTCTTTGCTGTGATTTTCAGGATCCTGTAGAATTAATACCGGTATTTGTAAAAGAATGGGAGAATGGTTATAAAATTGTAAGTGGAATTAAGACAGGAAGTAAAGAAAATAAAATAATGCGGTTTTTAAGAACCTGCTATTATAAAATGATTAAGAAGATGTCTGATGTTGAACAAATTGAGCATTTTACTGGTTTTGGACTGTATGATAAAAGTTTTATTGAAGTATTACGCAATTTAAAGGATCCGACACCATTTATCAGGGGAATTGTTGCTGAGTTAGGATATAAAAGAAAAGATATACCGTATACTCAGCCAAAACGTAAGGCAGGAAAGACACATAATAACTGGGCAACATTATACGATGCAGCTATGTTAAGCTTTACATCTTACACGAAAGTAGGATTAAGAATTGCCACTATTATTGGATTTATATTTTCAATGGTTAGTTTGATAGTTGCATTGGTTTATCTGATTATGAAATTAGTTTTTTGGGACAGGTTTGTTGCTGGAACAATTCCGATTTTACTTGCAGTATGTATTCTCGGGTCGGCACAGTTATTTTTTATTGGTTTATTAGGTGAATATGTTATGAGTATGAACAAACGTATCATGAATCGTCCGCTGGTTATTGAAGAAGAACGTTTGAATTTTACGGAGGAACAGGAGGATAAATCAAATGCTTGA
- a CDS encoding glycosyltransferase codes for MNKVSVIMPCYNDGQYIMEAIDSVRQQTYKDWELIIVDDGSDDEETIRIIDSIQDENIKIYHTNHLHPAGARNYGIERANGIYILPVDSDDKIEKTYMEKAVKKIESNDKIGVVYCEADLFGEKTGKWQLPQYSFDKMLLDNIVFVTALFYKKDWESVGGFNTNMEAGMEDYDFWLGILELGKEIYQIPEILFHYRIKPVSRTTGFQSDYIQIQKVYRQIYDNHKHFYKIHQEDYDKILRDALIEQIAIRSKYEKQFEKIERYYRIPIVRKVLKKLI; via the coding sequence GTGAATAAGGTGAGCGTGATTATGCCTTGCTATAATGATGGACAATACATTATGGAGGCAATTGATTCGGTAAGACAACAGACGTATAAGGACTGGGAACTTATTATTGTTGATGATGGATCGGATGATGAAGAGACAATTAGAATTATAGATTCAATACAGGATGAAAATATAAAAATATATCATACAAATCATTTGCACCCGGCAGGAGCCAGAAACTATGGGATAGAACGAGCAAATGGAATATATATTTTACCTGTAGATTCGGATGATAAAATTGAAAAAACATATATGGAAAAGGCTGTAAAAAAAATAGAATCCAATGACAAAATAGGAGTTGTGTATTGCGAGGCAGATTTGTTTGGAGAAAAAACAGGAAAATGGCAACTTCCGCAATACTCCTTTGATAAAATGTTATTAGATAATATTGTATTCGTAACAGCTTTGTTTTATAAGAAAGACTGGGAATCTGTCGGTGGTTTTAACACCAATATGGAAGCAGGAATGGAAGACTATGATTTCTGGCTTGGTATATTAGAACTGGGAAAGGAAATTTATCAGATTCCGGAAATACTGTTTCATTATCGAATAAAGCCTGTATCTAGAACAACAGGATTTCAGTCAGATTATATTCAAATCCAAAAAGTATATCGTCAGATTTATGATAATCACAAACACTTTTATAAAATACATCAGGAAGATTATGACAAAATTTTAAGGGATGCTTTAATAGAACAGATAGCGATTCGTTCTAAGTATGAGAAACAATTTGAAAAAATTGAAAGATATTATAGAATACCGATTGTTAGAAAAGTATTAAAAAAATTAATTTAG
- a CDS encoding zinc-binding dehydrogenase, which translates to MKAFVLAEPGKVKWFDAPEPQLVPYGAILKPVAVTPCSSDVHTVFGGGSKKQDNLVLGHECIAEVVSVGENVCDFKTGDRVAVPAITPDWREKSIQEGNDRHASAPFSGHQLGRTQPGVFSERFLIKDADTTLAHIPQKISEEQALMSVDVVTTGFTGAEYADIKIGDTVCVIGIGPIGLMAVAGAKLRGAARIIAVGTRPKCVQLAKYYGATDVLSYKEGDIVQQVKELTNGIGVDATIIAGGTAEVLTQAYDMTRYGIGTISNINYFGGTGYLPLPIFSGGRGMCGKTLHMELAKGGRARIERIMSMIEFGRVDPTPLVTHHLYGLDKVEEALYLMRDKPADLVKVMVHCE; encoded by the coding sequence ATGAAAGCGTTTGTGTTAGCAGAACCAGGAAAGGTAAAGTGGTTTGATGCACCAGAACCGCAATTAGTGCCATATGGTGCTATTTTAAAACCGGTTGCTGTGACTCCATGTTCGTCTGATGTACATACAGTATTTGGTGGTGGTTCTAAAAAGCAGGATAATTTAGTGTTAGGACATGAGTGTATCGCCGAAGTTGTAAGTGTAGGTGAAAATGTATGTGACTTTAAAACTGGTGATCGTGTAGCTGTACCTGCTATTACACCTGATTGGAGAGAGAAAAGTATTCAGGAGGGAAATGACAGACATGCGTCAGCGCCATTTTCTGGACATCAGTTGGGAAGAACACAGCCAGGTGTTTTTTCAGAACGTTTTTTAATTAAGGATGCAGATACTACATTGGCACATATTCCGCAGAAAATATCAGAAGAGCAGGCGTTGATGAGTGTAGATGTGGTAACGACAGGATTTACCGGGGCAGAATATGCTGATATTAAGATTGGTGATACTGTATGTGTGATTGGTATTGGACCTATTGGTTTAATGGCGGTAGCAGGAGCAAAATTACGAGGTGCAGCTCGTATTATTGCAGTAGGAACACGCCCTAAATGTGTACAATTAGCAAAATACTATGGAGCAACAGATGTTTTAAGTTACAAAGAAGGGGATATTGTACAGCAGGTAAAAGAATTGACAAATGGAATAGGTGTTGATGCGACGATTATTGCAGGAGGAACTGCAGAAGTGCTGACACAGGCATATGATATGACGAGATATGGCATAGGAACTATTTCCAATATTAATTATTTTGGAGGAACCGGGTATCTGCCCCTTCCAATTTTTTCAGGTGGAAGAGGTATGTGCGGAAAAACATTGCACATGGAATTGGCAAAAGGTGGCCGGGCTCGTATTGAAAGGATCATGTCCATGATTGAATTTGGAAGAGTTGATCCGACACCATTGGTTACACATCATTTATATGGACTTGACAAAGTGGAAGAAGCACTTTATCTTATGAGAGATAAGCCAGCAGATTTGGTTAAAGTAATGGTGCATTGTGAATAA
- the rfbF gene encoding glucose-1-phosphate cytidylyltransferase, whose product MKVVILAGGFGTRISEESYLKPKPMLEIGGKPILWHIMKEYSHYGFNEFIICCGYKQHVIKEWFADYYLYNSDVTFDFSDNNKMTVHNNVAEPWKVTLVDTGLNTMTGGRVKRIQKYVGDEPFMLTYGDGVCDINIKDLVAFHEKHGKIATLTAAAMGQRFGVLDITGDETITSFREKSMDDGARINAGYMVLEPKIFDFIEGDTTVFEKEPLETVAKMGELKAYMFDGYWQCMDTKREMDKLNELWDNGKAPWKSWE is encoded by the coding sequence ATGAAAGTTGTAATTTTAGCGGGAGGATTCGGTACACGAATCAGCGAGGAAAGTTATTTAAAACCAAAGCCAATGCTTGAAATTGGTGGAAAACCAATTCTTTGGCACATAATGAAAGAATATTCACATTATGGATTTAATGAGTTTATTATATGTTGTGGGTATAAACAGCATGTAATTAAAGAGTGGTTTGCGGATTACTATTTGTACAATAGTGATGTCACTTTTGATTTTAGTGACAATAATAAAATGACTGTACATAATAATGTGGCGGAACCATGGAAAGTAACTTTGGTAGATACAGGATTAAATACTATGACAGGTGGACGTGTAAAGAGAATTCAAAAATATGTCGGAGATGAACCGTTCATGCTGACATATGGAGATGGTGTGTGCGATATCAATATCAAGGATTTGGTAGCTTTTCATGAAAAGCATGGCAAAATAGCAACATTGACGGCTGCAGCAATGGGACAGAGATTTGGAGTTTTAGATATTACAGGAGATGAAACAATTACTTCGTTCCGGGAAAAAAGCATGGATGATGGAGCGCGGATCAATGCAGGTTATATGGTATTGGAACCAAAGATTTTTGATTTTATAGAAGGTGATACGACGGTATTTGAAAAAGAACCATTGGAAACAGTTGCCAAAATGGGTGAGTTAAAAGCATATATGTTTGATGGTTATTGGCAGTGTATGGATACAAAGCGTGAGATGGATAAGCTGAATGAACTTTGGGACAATGGAAAAGCACCTTGGAAATCATGGGAATAA